The following is a genomic window from Nitrospira sp. SG-bin1.
CCGTCCTTCGCGCACATTCAGATGGTCCCGTTCATGGCACGCGGCGCCCTGTTGCCGGACCTCTTGGCGATACTGGGAAGCGTGGACTTTGTCCTGTCGGACGTGGATCGGTGAAGTCAGGCAAGAAGGCGTTATTCGAATCGCGAACCGCAAGAGCACTCCGGCGTTTAACGAAGAACGTTTGACGATGAACGAACATGTTGACCGACATTGAACGGCGCGAAATCGAAGAGGCTTTGAAGCACTATCCCGACAAACAGGCGGGTGCCATCGATGCCTTGTTGCTCCTCCAGCGGCGGCGTGGATGGATCTCGGACGACTCTCTTCATGACATCGCGCGGCTTCTGAACACGACGGCAGAAGATGTGGACGGCGTGGCGACGTTTTACAACCTCATTTTCCGCAAGCCCGTCGGCCGCCATGTCCTGTTTCTGTGCGACAGCATCAGCTGCTGGATCATGGGAGGTGAACGGCTACGAGAACAGTTGAGCCGACGCTACGGTGCCGAGATGGGACGGACGACGGCCGACGGTCGTCTCACGGTGCTCCCGATCGCATGTCTCGGACATTGCGAGCGCGCCCCGGCTCTGATGATCGATGACGATATCTACGGCAATGTCACCACGGACAAGATCGAACGAATCGTGGAGAAATACAAATAAGACAGGTTAAGGATCAGGTTGAGCCGGATTCACTGATTCCTCAACCTTCACCTGAACCCGGTTTCAGTTATGGAACATCCCCTCACTCAACACATCGCCCGGGATCACCGGTATCGGTCTCTGCAGGAGTACGGCAAGACCGGCGGCTATCGCAGTCTCAAGAGACTGGCCGAGGGGCTCTCCTCTCATGACGTCCAGCGACTGGTGACGGACTCAGGACTGCGCGGGAGAGGCGGCGCCGGATTCCTCACCGGCACGAAATGGAGCTTCGTCCCGATGGGGTCGGATGCGCCGAGACCGAAGTACATCGTCGCCAATGCGGACGAGATGGAACCGGGTACGTTTAAGGACCGCGTGCTCATGGAGGGTGATCCTCACGGCCTGGTGGAAGGGATGATCCTCGCGGGCTACGCCATCGGAGCGGAAGTCGGGTACGTTTTTCTCCGGGGCGAGTACCGGCTGTCCGCACGGTACTTAACA
Proteins encoded in this region:
- a CDS encoding NADH dehydrogenase encodes the protein MLTDIERREIEEALKHYPDKQAGAIDALLLLQRRRGWISDDSLHDIARLLNTTAEDVDGVATFYNLIFRKPVGRHVLFLCDSISCWIMGGERLREQLSRRYGAEMGRTTADGRLTVLPIACLGHCERAPALMIDDDIYGNVTTDKIERIVEKYK